From a region of the Odocoileus virginianus isolate 20LAN1187 ecotype Illinois chromosome 1, Ovbor_1.2, whole genome shotgun sequence genome:
- the ZNF786 gene encoding zinc finger protein 786 isoform X2, whose product MRANYEILLSLDNGLPKPELISWIEQGKELFKKWGESQESRSIICSSADLHFDPVIEGQPFSVSGNQQAVSSEEAHYHFQVDPLQSHRSSEPLSGKSEDVSFRPDQAVALVNPQRHNTRPLLPGVHSSREPAQRDRIASPRDLGLPGFQETASGEGLQQSCAFCGESVWNENLLKQHQGSHSKAWKQLSKQPEAEQPRSQTHFRCLGCGRGFRRKPPLLSPLAVGAEESHPLGLEREETCGCRLTPPLPSPCPGCEDSASRGPPGVERPVSPREGAGAASEQAELPPSSNLAGQVCGLWAGDPEALEPGPSGERPSSCGACRRRPSRRCGVSDHTHVHRAEQPCRCAECGRAFRQCRRLRLHWQPHSHEPPCPGPECGLGFRLRSPLRAHGLRHGAERPLACGECGRGFAHPCKLREHLRVHSGERPFGCAECGKSFRLKGILKAHERTHSRERPFQCAECGRGFTRPSKLAEHFRVHSGERPFGCPDCGRRFRLQGQLRSHRRLHTGERPFLCPDCGKSYRVKADLKAHQLLHGGPMPFSCECGKGFAKQSKLVEHVRTHTGEKPFQCPQCDKRFRLKAQLLSHQGLHTGERPFRCPECDKNFRERGHMLRHQRIHRPDRPFVCADCGKGFIYKSKLAEHVRVHVKSCRVRREPDVKKRLSQLFAMIEADWS is encoded by the coding sequence TTTCAGGAAACCAACAAGCTGTGAGTTCAGAAGAAGCTCATTACCATTTCCAAGTAGATCCTCTTCAGAGCCACCGTTCCTCTGAACCCTTATCAGGAAAAAGTGAAGATGTTTCCTTCAGGCCTGACCAAGCCGTCGCCCTCGTGAACCCACAGAGACATAACACTCGGCCTCTACTCCCAGGGGTCCACAGCTCCAGGGAACCCGCCCAAAGAGACAGAATCGCAAGCCCCAGAGACCTGGGTCTCCCAGGTTTCCAGGAAACTGCCTCAGGGGAGGGCCTCCAGCAGTCTTGTGCCTTCTGTGGAGAAAGCGTTTGGAATGAGAACCTCTTAAagcagcaccagggaagccactcaaAGGCCTGGAAACAACTCAGCAAACAACCCGAGGCAGAGCAGCCTCGGAGCCAGACTCACTTCCGCTGCCTCGGATGTGGGCGGGGCTTCCGTCGGAAGCCGCCCTTGCTTAGCCCCCTGGCGGTCGGGGCTGAGGAGAGCCACCCGCTAGGCCTCGAACGTGAAGAGACGTGCGGCTGCCGCCTGACACCACCACTGCCTTCCCCGTGCCCCGGTTGCGAGGACAGTGCCTCCCGGGGGCCCCCGGGCGTGGAGAGGCCAGTCTCTCCGAGAGAGGGCGCCGGGGCAGCCTCCGAGCAGGCCGAGCTCCCTCCGAGCTCGAACCTGGCTGGTCAGGTGTGTGGCCTCTGGGCTGGAGACCCGGAGGCCCTCGAGCCTGGCCCCAGTGGGGAGAGGCCGTCCTCCTGTGGCGCGTGCCGCCGGCGTCCCTCCCGGCGGTGCGGGGTCTCCGACCACACCCATGTGCACCGCGCAGAGCAGCCTTGCCGGTGCGCTGAGTGCGGTCGGGCCTTCCGCCAGTGCCGGCGGCTGCGGCTGCACTGGCAGCCGCACTCGCACGAGCCGCCCTGCCCAGGTCCGGAGTGCGGCCTGGGCTTTCGCCTGAGGAGCCCGCTGCGGGCCCACGGGCTGCGGCACGGCGCTGAGAGGCCGCTGGCGTGTGGCGAGTGTGGCCGCGGCTTCGCCCATCCGTGCAAGCTGCGTGAGCACCTGCGGGTGCACAGCGGCGAGCGGCCCTTCGGCTGTGCGGAATGTGGCAAGAGCTTCCGCCTTAAGGGCATCCTGAAGGCGCACGAGCGCACGCACAGCCGCGAGCGGCCCTTCCAATGCGCCGAGTGCGGCCGGGGCTTCACGCGGCCGTCCAAGCTGGCTGAGCACTTCCGCGTGCACAGCGGCGAGCGGCCCTTCGGCTGCCCGGACTGCGGCCGCCGCTTCCGCCTCCAGGGGCAGCTGCGGAGCCACCGGCGGCTGCACACGGGCGAGAGGCCCTTCCTGTGCCCCGACTGCGGCAAGAGCTACCGCGTGAAGGCCGACTTGAAGGCGCACCAGCTGCTGCACGGCGGCCCGATGCCCTTCTCCTGCGAGTGCGGCAAGGGCTTCGCCAAGCAGTCCAAGCTCGTGGAGCACGTCCGGACgcacacgggcgagaagccctTCCAGTGTCCCCAGTGCGACAAGCGCTTCCGCTTGAAGGCGCagctgctcagccaccagggccTGCACACGGGCGAGAGGCCTTTCCGCTGCCCCGAGTGCGACAAAAACTTCCGGGAAAGGGGCCACATGCTCCGGCACCAGCGCATCCACCGGCCCGACCGGCCGTTTGTCTGTGCAGACTGCGGCAAGGGCTTCATTTACAAGTCGAAACTGGCCGAACACGTCCGAGTGCACGTGAAATCCTGCCGTGTCCGCAGAGAGCCTGACGTTAAGAAAAGGCTCAGCCAGCTGTTTGCGATGATCGAGGCCGACTGGAGTTGA